In a genomic window of Cuculus canorus isolate bCucCan1 chromosome 4, bCucCan1.pri, whole genome shotgun sequence:
- the NPY5R gene encoding neuropeptide Y receptor type 5, whose translation MTANITKKPREEAAIADCKMDLGFKDCSNKTPTKNTSATTKNFSAWEDYRSSIDDIQYFLIGLYTLISLAGFVGNMLILTALLKRKPKTIINILIGNLAFSDILVVLFCSPFTLTSILLDQWMFGTIMCHVIPFLQCASVLVSTLMLICIAAVRYRMVKYPLSSNLTAKQGYFLILTIWALGFAICSPLPVFHRTVDLGKTLDLGALENKLLCIEAWPSDSYRIAFTIALLFMQYILPLMCLTVSHTSVCRSIGSRLSNKENKFEEKEMINLTLHPSKSTSTQVQPSNHSRWSYAFGRKHHRRYSRKTSSVVPAISRRHQDTHSRDLPETSGTEKSQLTSSSKLIPAIPICFEVKPEENIEIQDMITVSRSIIRIKTRSRRVFCRLTVLILVFGFSWMPLHLFHIVTDFNATLISNRHFKLVYCICHLLGMMSCCLNPFLYGFLNNSIKADLMSLIPCCQIP comes from the exons ATGACAGCCAATATCACCAAAAAGCCTAGGGAGGAAGCTGCAATTGCG GACTGTAAAATGGATTTAGGATTCAAAGATTGTAGCAACAAGACACCTACCAAGAACACCTCTGCTACTACAAAGAACTTTTCAGCCTGGGAAGATTATAGAAGTAGTATTGACGACATACAGTACTTTCTTATTGGGCTGTACACACTTATAAGTCTGGCTGGATTTGTAGGAAATATGCTTATACTAACAGCTCTACTAAAGCGCAAGCCGAAGACAATAATAAACATTCTTATTGGTAACTTGGCCTTTTCTGACATCTTAGTTGTGCTGTTTTGTTCACCTTTCACACTGACATCCATCTTGCTTGACCAATGGATGTTTGGCACAATCATGTGTCATGTAATTCCCTTCCTCCAGTGTGCATCAGTTCTGGTTTCAACTTTAATGTTAATATGTATTGCTGCAGTCAGGTACCGCATGGTAAAATATCCGCTTTCTAGCAATTTAACAGCAAAACAAGGCTATTTCTTAATACTGACCATTTGGGCTCTTGGCTTTGCCATTTGCTCCCCTCTGCCAGTTTTCCACAGAACTGTGGACCTCGGCAAAACTCTGGATTTAGGGGCACTGGAGAACAAGCTCTTGTGTATTGAGGCATGGCCTTCCGACTCCTACAGAATTGCCTTTACAATAGCCTTGTTGTTCATGCAGTATATTTTGCCACTGATGTGTTTAACTGTTAGTCATACCAGCGTCTGCAGGAGCATAGGTTCCAGACTGtcaaacaaggaaaacaagtttgaagaaaaggagatgataAATCTAACGCTTCATCCCTCTAAGAGTACCAGCACACAGGTGCAACCCTCCAACCATTCCAGATGGAGCTATGCCTTTGGCAGAAAGCACCACAGAAGGTACAGTAGAAAGACTTCAAGTGTGGTGCCAGCAATTTCAAGGCGTCATCAGGATACTCATTCCAGAGACCTCCCAGAAACCTCTGGCACAGAAAAAAGCCAGCTCACTTCCTCCAGTAAATTAATCCCTGCGATACCTATCTGTTTTGAGGtgaaaccagaagaaaacatagaGATCCAGGACATGATTACAGTATCCCGATCCATCATCAGAATTAAGACAAGATCTAGAAGAGTTTTTTGCAGACTGACAGTGCTAATCCTAGTTTTTGGTTTCAGCTGGATGCCTCTTCACCTTTTCCACATTGTGACAGATTTTAATGCCACTCTCATTTCtaacagacattttaaattagTATATTGCATATGCCATTTACTGGGTATGATGTCCTGCTGCTTGAATCCCTTTCTCTATGGATTCCTTAACAACAGCATAAAAGCTGATTTAATGTCCCTTATTCCATGCTGCCAAATACCGTGA